One region of Cobetia sp. cqz5-12 genomic DNA includes:
- the phoR gene encoding phosphate regulon sensor histidine kinase PhoR: MRYWTNELWRLGYLAGGFGLIGGLLGHLGWGLALGLSLYLFVHLKHLKSLYTWLITNPHEEPPPGDGVWGDLLDRLYRYQKGQRQAQERLRSILNRIQESSEAMRDGLVMLDNHGDMEWWNSAAEQLVGLKASHDRGQHITNYLRDPVFIDYFNRLAYREPLTLQSPLSDNLTLQISITLFGDNERLVMLRDVTRLYRLEEMRRDFVANVSHELRTPLTVLAGYLETYSDYADDLPPRWQRGLGQMQSQTDRMQHLVEDLLTLSRLETDELSDNGRCIDMSALLAHIRDDAEGLSQGRHTFTIEADTSLSLRGEEQELRSAISNLVFNAVRYTPEDCHITLRWKADDQGLLVEVEDDGDGIDPVHLPRLTERFYRIDKGRSTATGGTGLGLAIVKHVLIRHQGHLEIDSHPGEGARFRCHFPGERACQASASQASSALAQ, from the coding sequence ATGCGCTATTGGACCAACGAGCTATGGCGCCTCGGCTACCTTGCCGGTGGCTTCGGCCTGATCGGTGGCCTGCTGGGCCATCTTGGCTGGGGCCTGGCGCTGGGGCTTTCGCTGTATCTGTTCGTCCATCTCAAGCATTTGAAGAGCCTCTACACCTGGCTGATCACCAATCCCCATGAAGAGCCACCGCCCGGCGATGGCGTCTGGGGAGACCTGCTCGATCGTCTTTACCGCTACCAGAAGGGCCAGCGTCAGGCTCAGGAGCGACTGCGCAGCATCCTCAACCGTATCCAGGAATCCTCAGAGGCCATGCGCGACGGCCTGGTGATGCTGGACAACCACGGTGACATGGAATGGTGGAACAGCGCGGCCGAGCAGCTGGTCGGTCTCAAGGCCAGCCACGACCGCGGCCAGCACATCACCAATTACCTGCGTGACCCCGTCTTCATCGACTACTTCAATCGGCTGGCCTATCGCGAGCCGTTGACACTCCAGTCACCGCTGTCTGACAACCTGACGCTGCAGATCTCCATCACCCTGTTCGGTGACAACGAGCGTCTGGTCATGCTGCGTGACGTCACCCGCCTCTATCGTCTTGAAGAGATGCGCCGCGACTTCGTGGCCAATGTCTCCCATGAACTGCGCACGCCGCTGACCGTGCTGGCCGGCTATCTCGAGACCTATTCCGATTACGCCGATGACCTGCCCCCACGCTGGCAGCGTGGGCTTGGTCAGATGCAGAGCCAGACCGACCGCATGCAGCACCTGGTCGAGGACCTGCTGACCCTGTCACGCCTGGAAACCGACGAACTGTCCGACAACGGTCGCTGCATCGACATGAGTGCCCTGCTCGCCCATATCCGCGACGATGCTGAAGGCCTGTCCCAGGGACGCCACACCTTCACCATCGAGGCCGATACCAGCCTGTCTCTGCGCGGTGAGGAGCAGGAGCTGCGCAGCGCGATCTCGAATCTGGTCTTCAATGCGGTGCGCTACACCCCCGAAGACTGCCATATCACCCTGCGCTGGAAGGCGGATGACCAGGGTCTGCTGGTCGAGGTGGAAGATGACGGGGATGGCATCGACCCGGTCCACCTGCCGCGCCTGACCGAGCGCTTCTATCGCATCGACAAGGGCCGCAGCACCGCCACGGGAGGCACCGGCCTCGGACTTGCCATCGTCAAGCATGTGCTGATTCGCCATCAGGGCCATCTGGAGATCGACAGCCACCCCGGTGAGGGCGCGCGCTTCCGCTGTCACTTCCCCGGCGAGCGCGCCTGCCAGGCGAGCGCTTCCCAAGCCAGCAGTGCGCTAGCCCAGTGA
- the cysZ gene encoding sulfate transporter CysZ: MIDAVSALVRGTRMVYTPGLRRFVFVPLAINLVLYSITLWVLFNQFGGWIDYWMLKVPAWLDWLSWLIWPVLVVSLLLVVFFTFSLVTNLIAAPFYGILAEKVEHRLDGTLIDDDRGLMKIGVDSLGREMAKLGYFIPRMIALFIIGFIPGLNLLSPLLWGLFSAWSMSIQYLDYPMDNHQVSFGDMKQRLKARWWPSLTFGAAVFVMTLVPLANLLFIPGAVAGAVLMWQSHYRQLPAPRR; encoded by the coding sequence ATGATTGATGCCGTATCGGCGCTGGTCCGCGGGACCCGCATGGTCTATACCCCCGGGCTGCGCCGCTTCGTATTCGTACCGCTGGCGATCAACCTGGTGCTCTACAGCATCACGCTGTGGGTGTTGTTCAACCAGTTCGGTGGCTGGATCGATTACTGGATGCTCAAGGTACCGGCGTGGCTGGACTGGCTCAGCTGGTTGATCTGGCCGGTGCTGGTAGTGAGTCTGTTGCTGGTGGTGTTCTTCACCTTCAGCCTGGTGACCAACCTGATTGCCGCGCCCTTCTACGGCATTCTGGCCGAGAAGGTCGAGCATCGTCTGGATGGCACCCTGATCGATGATGACCGTGGCCTGATGAAGATCGGTGTCGACTCGCTGGGGCGTGAAATGGCCAAGCTGGGCTACTTCATCCCGCGCATGATCGCGCTGTTCATCATCGGCTTCATCCCGGGCCTGAACCTGCTCTCGCCGCTGTTGTGGGGGCTGTTCTCGGCCTGGAGCATGTCGATCCAGTATCTCGACTACCCGATGGACAACCATCAGGTCAGCTTCGGTGACATGAAGCAGCGCCTCAAGGCGCGCTGGTGGCCCTCGTTGACCTTCGGTGCCGCGGTGTTCGTCATGACGCTGGTGCCGCTGGCCAATCTGCTGTTCATTCCGGGCGCCGTCGCCGGGGCGGTGTTGATGTGGCAGAGCCACTACCGTCAGTTGCCGGCACCGCGTCGCTGA
- the phoU gene encoding phosphate signaling complex protein PhoU: MDITSDSHGKHISEQFNHELDALKTHLLAMGGLVEKQLQDAVTALLEGDSETATRVRDNDKAVNDMQLKIDDECTRVLARRQPAASDLRLVLAVIRATSDLERIGDESSKIARNAISLVENGQSPRGMVEVRHLSQHVRSMVRDSLTAFARFDTDLALKVLREDASVDLEYQSAMRSLMTFMMEDARQITPVLNVMWILRALERIGDHADNLAEYVIFLVKGVDVRHTDTHDLKPQDLDKK, encoded by the coding sequence ATGGATATCACCAGCGATTCGCACGGCAAGCATATCTCAGAGCAGTTCAATCACGAGCTGGATGCACTGAAGACACATCTGCTGGCCATGGGCGGACTGGTAGAGAAGCAGCTGCAGGATGCCGTCACGGCATTGCTGGAAGGCGACAGTGAAACCGCCACGCGGGTGCGCGACAACGACAAGGCTGTCAATGACATGCAGCTCAAGATCGATGACGAGTGCACTCGGGTGCTGGCCCGCCGTCAGCCGGCGGCCTCCGACCTGCGCCTGGTGCTGGCCGTCATCCGCGCCACCTCCGATCTCGAGCGTATCGGTGATGAATCGAGCAAGATCGCACGCAACGCCATCTCGCTGGTCGAGAATGGCCAGAGTCCGCGCGGCATGGTCGAAGTGCGTCATCTCAGTCAGCACGTGCGCAGCATGGTGCGTGACTCCCTGACGGCCTTCGCGCGCTTCGATACCGACCTGGCGCTCAAGGTGCTGCGTGAAGATGCCTCGGTGGATCTGGAATATCAGAGCGCCATGCGCTCGCTGATGACCTTCATGATGGAAGACGCGCGCCAGATCACGCCGGTGCTCAACGTGATGTGGATTCTGCGTGCGCTGGAACGTATCGGGGACCACGCCGACAACCTGGCCGAGTACGTCATCTTCCTGGTCAAGGGCGTGGACGTGCGTCACACCGATACCCATGACCTCAAGCCGCAGGACCTGGACAAGAAGTGA
- the pstB gene encoding phosphate ABC transporter ATP-binding protein PstB: protein MRRDSEQPKPQLFLEETPARPAEDICLETRHLSLDYQARVGKENQTRRALEDVSLQIARKRVTAFIGPSGCGKSSLLRTFNRMTDLDEQSRLSGKVLLEGEDIHARGVDVPMLRRRIGMVFQTPNPFPMSVYENVAFGLRLVGENDKRHLDDKVEACLRSAALWEEVKDRLHDSALGLSGGQQQRLVIARTLAVEPEVLLLDEPASALDPISTLKIEELIRSLRSRLTLIIVTHNMQQAARVSDDTAFLHEGRLVEFAPTDQLFTNPRRRQTEDYITGRFG from the coding sequence ATGAGGCGTGACTCTGAACAGCCCAAGCCCCAGTTGTTTCTTGAGGAGACGCCTGCGCGGCCGGCTGAGGACATCTGCCTGGAAACCCGTCACCTGAGCCTCGATTATCAGGCACGTGTCGGCAAGGAGAACCAGACACGCCGCGCACTGGAGGATGTCAGCCTGCAGATCGCACGCAAGCGCGTGACGGCCTTCATCGGCCCTTCCGGCTGCGGCAAGTCGAGTCTGTTGCGTACCTTCAATCGCATGACCGATCTCGACGAACAGTCACGTCTTTCCGGCAAGGTACTGCTCGAGGGCGAGGACATTCATGCGCGCGGCGTGGACGTGCCGATGCTGCGCCGCCGGATCGGCATGGTCTTCCAGACGCCCAATCCCTTTCCGATGTCGGTCTACGAGAACGTGGCCTTCGGACTGCGGCTGGTCGGCGAGAATGACAAGCGCCACCTCGATGACAAGGTCGAAGCCTGCCTGCGCTCCGCGGCGCTGTGGGAAGAAGTGAAGGACCGCCTGCACGACAGCGCGCTGGGGCTCTCGGGGGGCCAGCAACAGCGGCTGGTGATCGCGCGGACACTGGCGGTCGAGCCGGAGGTGCTGCTGCTGGATGAACCGGCCTCGGCGCTGGACCCCATCTCGACCCTCAAGATCGAGGAACTGATCCGTTCGCTGCGCTCGCGCCTGACGCTGATCATCGTCACGCACAACATGCAGCAGGCCGCGCGGGTGTCAGACGATACCGCCTTCCTGCACGAGGGCCGGCTGGTGGAATTCGCCCCGACCGACCAGCTGTTCACCAATCCGCGGCGCCGTCAGACGGAAGACTACATCACGGGGCGTTTCGGTTAG
- the pstA gene encoding phosphate ABC transporter permease PstA — protein MSHPDTKRASSSLLRPREPLVGRLQRYWRDGGPWGWLNAMAVSVSLVLVLGLLSLLVVGSFSHFWPSRLVEVELTAQPGQSPTALTTTRGEPAADNRHLLGELMHEEMRRVASGEGDDARQQWWLLQTSSRDGAAASWQWLPETLLDRMAFPSQALMLEMRDGRTLYGMPRALSDPMTGEMDHTPDVDDGPARPLSEDAEPLFARLKMIESERRQLQALRLDSEALSSRYQALQQSLESRRSAIADGDAAQTQEDAELEQEMQEELVEVRSAFIEREGQLSALRDALAGGQLLLGGNGGYEGRIALDDIRNAWRPNAMGFSGRLMMTLKRFRDFVAGAPTEGFGGVWPAIFGTVLMVVLMSIMVMPFGVMAALYLHEVAHQGRLTRLTRIALRNLAGVPSIVYGVFGLGFFVYGLGAGIDELFYSERLPTPTFGTGGILWASLTLALLTLPVVIVATEEGLARVPRRLREGALALGATRLETLKRVVIPAASPALMTGLILAVARAAGEVAPLMLVGVVKLAPDLPLDDSFPWLHLDRKFMHLGHQVYDLAFQSSDAFSSRPLVYATALVLVVVILCLNLSAIRLRHMLAQRYKGATE, from the coding sequence ATGAGTCATCCTGACACCAAGCGTGCCAGCTCCTCCTTGCTGCGCCCGCGCGAGCCGCTGGTCGGACGTCTGCAGCGCTACTGGCGCGACGGCGGCCCGTGGGGCTGGCTGAATGCCATGGCGGTCAGTGTCTCGCTGGTGCTGGTGCTGGGTCTGCTCAGCCTGCTGGTGGTGGGCTCCTTCAGTCACTTCTGGCCCTCCCGGCTGGTCGAGGTGGAGCTGACGGCACAGCCTGGCCAGAGCCCTACGGCCCTGACCACCACGCGGGGTGAGCCGGCGGCCGACAATCGCCATCTGCTCGGCGAGCTGATGCACGAGGAGATGCGCCGTGTCGCCTCGGGCGAGGGAGATGACGCTCGCCAGCAATGGTGGTTGCTGCAGACATCCTCGCGTGACGGGGCCGCGGCCAGCTGGCAGTGGCTGCCGGAGACGCTGCTCGACAGGATGGCCTTCCCAAGCCAGGCGCTGATGCTGGAAATGCGCGATGGGCGCACTCTCTACGGCATGCCACGGGCGCTGAGTGACCCGATGACAGGGGAGATGGACCACACGCCTGATGTCGACGACGGGCCTGCCCGGCCCTTGTCCGAGGACGCCGAACCGCTGTTTGCGCGCCTGAAGATGATCGAGAGCGAGCGCCGCCAGTTGCAGGCGCTGCGCCTGGACAGTGAAGCCTTGAGCAGTCGCTATCAGGCGCTGCAGCAGTCTCTCGAATCACGGCGCAGCGCCATTGCTGACGGCGACGCGGCGCAGACTCAAGAGGACGCTGAGCTCGAACAGGAGATGCAGGAGGAGTTGGTGGAGGTACGCAGCGCCTTCATCGAGCGTGAAGGTCAGCTGAGTGCCCTGCGTGATGCGCTGGCGGGTGGTCAGTTGCTGCTGGGCGGCAATGGCGGCTACGAAGGCCGCATCGCGCTCGATGATATCCGCAATGCCTGGCGACCCAATGCGATGGGCTTCAGCGGCCGGCTGATGATGACGCTCAAGCGTTTCCGCGACTTCGTGGCCGGCGCGCCCACCGAGGGCTTCGGTGGCGTCTGGCCCGCCATCTTCGGCACTGTGCTGATGGTGGTGCTGATGTCGATCATGGTGATGCCCTTCGGCGTGATGGCGGCGCTCTATCTGCACGAGGTGGCCCACCAGGGACGCCTGACGCGCCTGACGCGCATCGCGCTGCGCAACCTGGCCGGGGTGCCCTCCATCGTCTATGGCGTATTCGGTCTCGGTTTCTTCGTCTATGGGCTGGGCGCCGGAATTGACGAGCTGTTCTACTCCGAGCGGCTGCCGACGCCGACCTTCGGGACCGGCGGCATTCTGTGGGCCTCGCTGACGCTGGCCCTGCTGACCTTGCCGGTGGTGATCGTCGCTACGGAAGAGGGGTTGGCGCGCGTGCCGCGTCGTCTGCGCGAAGGCGCGCTGGCGCTGGGGGCGACACGCCTGGAAACGCTAAAGCGCGTGGTGATTCCGGCCGCCTCGCCGGCGCTGATGACGGGGCTGATTCTGGCCGTGGCGCGTGCGGCGGGTGAAGTCGCGCCGCTGATGCTGGTCGGGGTGGTCAAGCTGGCCCCGGATCTGCCACTGGATGACAGCTTTCCATGGTTGCATCTGGACCGGAAATTCATGCATCTGGGGCATCAGGTCTATGATCTGGCCTTCCAGAGCAGCGATGCCTTCAGCAGTCGGCCACTGGTCTACGCGACCGCGCTGGTGTTGGTGGTCGTGATTCTATGCCTCAATCTGAGTGCCATTCGCCTGCGGCACATGCTGGCACAACGCTACAAGGGAGCCACCGAATGA